A region of Maridesulfovibrio sp. DNA encodes the following proteins:
- the nth gene encoding endonuclease III produces MKIKTPDKRTLKRATEIYDRLIKRYPNPEPELDWSNAWELMVATALAAQCTDVRVNKVTPELFRRWPGPAEMYEADVTEIEEVIRSTGLFRNKAKNLKGAAEVVMNEFGGEMPRTMKDMIKLPGVARKTANIVLSNAMDIHEGVAVDTHVKRLSFRMGLTESTNPNVIEKDLMPLFKRENWGDANHILVLYGREICSARTPKCDICELNDICPQNGIEKK; encoded by the coding sequence ATGAAAATAAAAACCCCTGATAAACGAACGCTGAAAAGGGCAACGGAGATATATGACCGCCTGATCAAGCGATATCCCAACCCGGAACCGGAGCTGGATTGGTCCAACGCGTGGGAGCTGATGGTTGCTACGGCACTGGCGGCCCAGTGTACTGATGTGCGGGTTAACAAGGTTACCCCTGAGCTTTTCCGCAGATGGCCCGGACCAGCGGAAATGTATGAGGCTGATGTAACGGAAATTGAAGAAGTCATCCGTTCCACCGGTCTCTTCCGCAACAAGGCCAAAAATCTCAAAGGGGCGGCGGAAGTGGTCATGAATGAATTCGGGGGAGAAATGCCCCGGACCATGAAAGATATGATCAAGCTGCCCGGAGTTGCCCGCAAGACGGCCAACATAGTGCTTTCCAATGCCATGGATATTCATGAAGGGGTAGCCGTGGACACCCACGTAAAACGGCTCTCATTCAGAATGGGCCTGACCGAAAGCACTAATCCCAATGTAATTGAAAAAGACCTGATGCCGCTTTTCAAACGTGAAAACTGGGGCGATGCCAATCATATACTCGTTCTATACGGACGGGAAATATGTTCGGCCAGAACCCCCAAATGCGACATCTGCGAACTTAACGATATATGTCCGCAAAACGGAATTGAGAAAAAATAA
- the cutA gene encoding divalent-cation tolerance protein CutA gives MSVMMVYITAGDVEEAREIGGELVMRHLAACVNIFEKMESMYWWEGRLERSDEAVLIAKTTPELVSKLTETVKNLHSYDCPAIIALEAEHGNEQFFEWIRSRTQ, from the coding sequence ATGTCCGTAATGATGGTTTACATTACCGCCGGAGATGTGGAAGAAGCACGGGAAATAGGTGGTGAACTGGTTATGCGCCATCTGGCTGCCTGTGTGAATATCTTTGAGAAGATGGAATCCATGTATTGGTGGGAGGGCCGGTTGGAGCGTTCAGATGAAGCAGTGCTTATTGCCAAGACAACTCCAGAGTTGGTCAGTAAATTGACCGAAACAGTAAAAAATCTTCATAGCTATGACTGCCCGGCTATCATTGCGCTTGAAGCAGAGCATGGTAATGAACAGTTTTTTGAATGGATCAGGAGCCGTACCCAATAA
- the tgt gene encoding tRNA guanosine(34) transglycosylase Tgt, whose amino-acid sequence MSEQKKKPGTFSVHATDGNARRGTLVTAHGEIQTPVYMPVGTQGAVKAVSPRDLHEINSQIILGNTYHLYLRPGDDLIARRGGLHKFANWDKPILTDSGGFQVFSLESIRKISEQGVEFRSYIDGSKHFFSPEKVISIQNNIGSDIMMVLDECVGYGHDRDYTAKSLEMTTRWAKRCRDAYPVGSGDQLMFGIVQGGFHKDLREVSLEQLAEIPFEGYAIGGLSVGEPIPDMYDILQHIGPKLPENKPRYLMGVGTPLDILEGIANGVDMFDCVLPTRNARNGTLYTSLGKVNIKRAEYREDDSPLDPNCDCYTCRTFSKAYLRHLYTAKELLSYQLNSIHNLRFFLKLTEEARDAIEKGTFADLRKKYEAVYEPVTK is encoded by the coding sequence ATGAGCGAACAAAAAAAGAAACCCGGGACCTTTAGCGTACATGCCACTGACGGCAATGCCCGGCGCGGAACCCTTGTCACCGCCCACGGTGAAATCCAGACCCCGGTCTACATGCCTGTGGGAACTCAAGGGGCAGTCAAAGCAGTATCTCCGCGGGATCTGCATGAAATCAACTCGCAGATCATCCTCGGCAACACCTACCACCTGTACCTGCGGCCCGGAGATGATCTGATAGCCCGACGCGGCGGCCTGCACAAATTTGCCAATTGGGACAAACCAATCCTTACCGACAGCGGAGGCTTTCAGGTCTTCAGCCTTGAATCCATCCGCAAAATTTCAGAACAGGGTGTCGAATTCCGTTCCTACATTGACGGATCAAAACATTTCTTTTCCCCGGAAAAAGTAATTTCAATCCAGAATAATATCGGCTCCGACATTATGATGGTGCTTGATGAATGCGTAGGTTACGGACATGACCGGGACTACACAGCCAAATCCCTTGAAATGACCACCCGCTGGGCCAAACGCTGCCGTGACGCCTATCCTGTAGGTTCCGGGGACCAGCTCATGTTCGGTATCGTTCAGGGCGGTTTTCACAAGGACCTGCGCGAAGTGAGCCTTGAACAACTGGCTGAGATTCCTTTTGAAGGATATGCTATCGGCGGTTTGAGTGTTGGCGAGCCCATCCCGGATATGTATGACATACTGCAGCATATCGGACCCAAGCTGCCGGAAAACAAACCCCGCTACCTAATGGGAGTGGGAACTCCCCTGGATATCCTCGAAGGTATCGCCAACGGCGTGGATATGTTCGACTGTGTTCTGCCCACAAGGAATGCCCGAAACGGCACCCTGTACACCAGCCTCGGCAAGGTCAATATCAAACGCGCCGAATATCGTGAAGACGATTCTCCGCTGGATCCCAACTGCGACTGCTACACCTGCCGCACTTTCAGCAAAGCCTACCTGCGTCACCTGTACACAGCCAAAGAGTTGCTTTCATACCAATTGAATTCAATCCACAACCTGCGTTTCTTCCTGAAACTCACCGAAGAAGCACGGGATGCCATTGAAAAAGGCACATTCGCCGACCTGCGCAAAAAGTATGAAGCCGTTTACGAACCGGTAACAAAATAG